The Providencia sp. PROV188 genome includes a region encoding these proteins:
- a CDS encoding LacI family DNA-binding transcriptional regulator, with translation MVLLKDVAKLAGVSMMTVSRAINNPEKLKKETLERIQKAINETGYTPDLSARMIRGTRSGQKPRTIGVLALDTATSPFSVDITLSIEETARSHGWNSYVVNMLEGDDPEAIASLLFSHRPDGIIYTAMGLRQVEITKHMMKVSLVLANCESLNVPTASYVPDDEDGQYNAVKALLNAGYRQPLCLYLPANHPATLRRALGVKRACEEHGINADALSHHFLNTENYADIPEIVRKQIHHGKAGFDSVICGNDRIAFIVYQILLESGLKIPKDVAVVGYDNMVGIGELFIPPLSTVQLPHYEIGKRSALHIINGETHRETVYISSPWLPRDSI, from the coding sequence ATGGTACTCTTAAAAGATGTCGCAAAGCTGGCGGGCGTTTCAATGATGACGGTCTCAAGAGCTATCAATAATCCTGAAAAGCTGAAAAAAGAGACACTAGAACGCATTCAAAAAGCCATTAATGAAACGGGTTATACGCCTGATCTTTCAGCTCGGATGATCCGCGGTACACGGTCAGGGCAAAAACCTCGAACGATCGGGGTATTGGCGCTAGATACGGCAACGTCCCCTTTTTCTGTCGATATTACGCTGTCTATTGAAGAAACCGCGCGTTCACACGGTTGGAATAGCTATGTGGTGAATATGCTAGAAGGTGATGATCCTGAAGCTATCGCGAGCTTACTTTTTTCTCATCGCCCGGATGGCATTATTTACACGGCAATGGGGCTTAGGCAGGTTGAAATTACCAAGCACATGATGAAGGTATCATTAGTACTCGCTAACTGTGAAAGCCTAAATGTACCAACGGCCAGCTATGTACCCGATGATGAAGATGGTCAATATAACGCGGTGAAAGCGCTATTAAATGCGGGATACCGCCAACCGCTATGTTTATATCTCCCAGCTAACCACCCGGCGACTCTCCGTCGAGCTCTTGGTGTTAAGCGCGCTTGTGAAGAACATGGAATCAATGCCGATGCGTTATCTCATCATTTTTTAAATACAGAAAATTATGCAGATATTCCTGAGATTGTACGCAAGCAGATCCACCATGGAAAAGCGGGTTTTGATTCAGTTATTTGTGGAAACGATCGGATCGCATTCATCGTTTATCAGATCTTGTTAGAAAGTGGATTGAAGATCCCAAAAGATGTCGCTGTTGTGGGCTACGACAATATGGTTGGGATCGGTGAATTATTTATTCCACCGCTTTCGACGGTACAACTTCCGCATTATGAGATTGGTAAGCGTAGCGCGCTACATATCATTAACGGGGAGACGCATCGAGAAACTGTCTATATTTCATCGCCTTGGTTACCAAGGGATTCAATTTAA
- a CDS encoding MFS transporter — MGKKTRANMHAYLTLSGLLFTFFWTWSSVFSLVSLWLSQKIGLKGTDTGIIFSVISLTAFCAQPLYGFIQDRLGLRKNLLWFLGGLLLISGPWFIFVCTPLLKWNIFAGAAALGIYVGATFFAGIGALESYTERVSRIASFEYGRARMWGSLGWAGATFFAGLLFNIDPNLNFAMGSASALLFIILLWRLRNVRPHTMNELEFGKTQSLTITDALGLLRMRSFWSLVIFVCGVSVYNVYDQQFPVYFASLFASQNEGNEMFGYLNSLQVFLEAGGMFLAPFLVNRIGAKRGLLLSGVIMALRILGSGLADDAITISFMKLLHAVELPILLISLFKYITSVFDKRLSATIYLVGFQFVASLCASFLSPLAGYSYDTLGFADTYMILAAIVILMTIISSVLLQSEDASTVNRMTTSKKTVEL, encoded by the coding sequence ATGGGCAAAAAAACACGCGCTAACATGCATGCCTATCTCACATTAAGTGGTTTGTTATTTACTTTCTTTTGGACATGGTCATCCGTGTTTTCCTTGGTATCTCTGTGGCTCAGCCAAAAAATTGGCTTAAAGGGCACCGATACGGGCATTATTTTTTCTGTTATCAGCTTAACCGCATTTTGTGCTCAGCCTCTTTACGGGTTTATTCAAGACAGGCTTGGCTTACGCAAAAATCTATTATGGTTTCTGGGGGGATTGCTATTAATCAGCGGACCTTGGTTTATTTTTGTCTGTACCCCCTTATTAAAATGGAATATTTTTGCGGGAGCGGCCGCGTTGGGCATTTATGTTGGCGCGACTTTCTTTGCCGGTATTGGCGCTCTTGAATCCTATACTGAACGCGTCAGTCGTATTGCAAGTTTTGAATATGGTCGTGCCCGTATGTGGGGCTCACTGGGCTGGGCGGGCGCCACCTTTTTTGCTGGGTTATTATTTAATATCGATCCCAACTTAAATTTTGCCATGGGTTCTGCCAGCGCACTTCTGTTCATCATTTTGTTATGGCGTTTACGCAACGTTCGCCCTCATACCATGAATGAACTTGAGTTCGGAAAAACTCAGTCGCTGACTATCACTGATGCGCTGGGATTATTACGCATGCGCTCATTTTGGTCTTTGGTGATATTTGTCTGCGGGGTAAGTGTTTATAACGTCTACGACCAACAATTTCCGGTCTATTTTGCTTCGTTGTTTGCAAGCCAAAACGAAGGCAACGAGATGTTTGGCTACTTAAACTCGCTTCAGGTCTTTTTAGAGGCAGGTGGTATGTTCTTAGCACCTTTCCTCGTCAATCGGATTGGTGCCAAACGTGGTCTGCTTTTGAGTGGTGTCATCATGGCACTGCGCATTTTAGGTTCGGGGCTTGCTGACGATGCAATCACGATTTCATTTATGAAGCTGCTACATGCGGTTGAACTCCCTATCCTATTAATTTCATTATTTAAATACATTACATCCGTATTTGATAAACGTTTATCTGCAACCATCTACTTAGTGGGTTTCCAGTTTGTAGCGTCGCTCTGCGCCTCATTCTTATCCCCGCTCGCAGGCTACAGTTATGACACATTAGGCTTTGCAGATACCTATATGATCCTCGCCGCTATCGTCATTTTGATGACGATAATTTCAAGTGTCCTTCTGCAATCAGAGGACGCATCAACCGTCAATCGTATGACAACATCGAAAAAAACGGTGGAACTATGA
- a CDS encoding glycoside hydrolase family 32 protein translates to MKQKLQQAQFALEQLKAQRGNTYYPDFHLAPPAGWMNDPNGLICFDGLYHAFYQHHPMSADWGPMHWGHATSHDMIHWQHEPIALAPGDDYDRDGCFSGCAVNDNGTLSLIYTGHVWLKEAGDDSAIREVQCLATSTDGIHFEKQGIVLTPPDGIMHFRDPKIWQENGTWWMVIGARDAANCGQTLLYKGNSLREWQLDRILAHADVDGGYMWECPDFFPCGDHHYLMFSPQGIQQNTGYQYRNRFQSGVIQGHWQEGSAFIQSQKFTELDNGHDFYAPQSFTTADGRRVIMAWMDMWESAMPSKQEGWAGCLTLPRELFVRDGHLCQRPVIEAKSLRQQSQLIEPHSVSQTEVLLEHSSAIELELVWDRNQSNAERYGIALGNKVGDGLELYIDSQSQRLVLWRHYPEYELDGYRSIPLPTNDKLSLRIFIDRSSVEVFVNDGDAAMSSRIYPQPNERKLMLFASHGSAVISEGTLWQLK, encoded by the coding sequence ATGAAACAAAAACTTCAGCAAGCACAATTTGCTCTTGAGCAACTTAAAGCTCAACGTGGAAATACCTATTACCCTGACTTCCATCTTGCGCCACCCGCTGGCTGGATGAATGATCCCAATGGCTTGATCTGCTTTGATGGGTTATATCACGCATTTTATCAACATCATCCAATGAGTGCTGACTGGGGGCCAATGCATTGGGGTCACGCCACCAGCCACGACATGATCCATTGGCAACATGAGCCTATCGCCCTAGCACCCGGTGATGACTATGATCGTGATGGCTGTTTTTCAGGTTGTGCCGTAAATGATAATGGAACCCTTTCACTCATTTATACGGGGCATGTGTGGCTAAAAGAAGCTGGTGACGATAGCGCTATCCGTGAAGTTCAATGTTTAGCAACCAGTACTGACGGTATTCACTTTGAAAAACAAGGTATTGTGCTAACGCCTCCCGATGGCATTATGCATTTCCGTGATCCTAAAATTTGGCAAGAAAACGGCACTTGGTGGATGGTGATAGGTGCACGAGACGCGGCAAATTGTGGGCAAACGTTGCTTTATAAGGGAAATTCACTACGCGAATGGCAACTTGATCGAATCCTCGCTCACGCTGATGTTGATGGTGGCTATATGTGGGAATGCCCAGATTTCTTCCCGTGTGGCGACCACCACTATTTGATGTTTTCACCGCAAGGTATTCAACAAAATACAGGTTATCAGTATCGTAATCGCTTCCAATCCGGTGTGATCCAAGGTCACTGGCAAGAAGGAAGCGCTTTTATACAAAGTCAAAAATTTACTGAACTGGATAATGGGCACGATTTCTACGCGCCACAATCATTCACGACAGCTGATGGACGACGTGTCATTATGGCTTGGATGGATATGTGGGAATCTGCTATGCCATCCAAACAAGAAGGCTGGGCAGGCTGCTTAACCCTACCACGCGAGTTATTTGTACGAGATGGGCATTTATGCCAACGTCCAGTGATTGAAGCCAAATCACTGCGCCAACAGAGCCAACTCATTGAGCCTCACTCGGTTAGTCAAACAGAAGTGCTACTCGAACATTCCAGCGCCATCGAGTTAGAGCTTGTTTGGGATAGAAACCAAAGTAATGCTGAACGATATGGCATAGCGCTAGGTAATAAGGTAGGCGATGGATTAGAGCTGTATATTGATAGCCAATCTCAACGCTTAGTGCTCTGGCGGCACTACCCAGAATATGAGCTGGACGGTTATCGCAGCATTCCATTACCCACAAACGATAAACTTTCATTGCGTATTTTTATTGACCGCTCCTCCGTTGAAGTCTTTGTCAACGATGGTGACGCCGCAATGTCTAGCCGCATTTATCCCCAACCTAATGAACGCAAGCTAATGTTATTTGCTTCTCATGGTAGCGCGGTTATTTCTGAAGGAACGCTTTGGCAGCTCAAATAA